In Onychostoma macrolepis isolate SWU-2019 chromosome 06, ASM1243209v1, whole genome shotgun sequence, one DNA window encodes the following:
- the rdh20 gene encoding LOW QUALITY PROTEIN: retinol dehydrogenase 10 (The sequence of the model RefSeq protein was modified relative to this genomic sequence to represent the inferred CDS: deleted 1 base in 1 codon; substituted 3 bases at 3 genomic stop codons): protein MDSMILLMDLQMMLLDVVYFILRSCLRIVLRPRTKPIDGELVLITGSGGALGRLFALEFPKHGAEVVQWDINGETNEKTAKLVRAQGGQAHAYTVDVTNREQVYRTADQVRKEVGRDVTYLVNNAEVLAGERLLDCPDAMVERTLKVNCHALFLTVKAFLPQMKAKNHGHIITVASIFGLFSIACVEDYCASKFAAVGFHESLAHELLTQEDMDGVKTTLMCPYIVDSGIFEGSRTRXETELILPPLXPLYCVQQALNAILTDQPLVCIPRLTYLPFLARAXVLFPWESNAVTCRFLGLDKCMYPFTKTMRKKRAAYGAIKAA from the exons ATGGACTCCATGATTTTACTAATGGATTTACAGATGATGCTTCTGGACGTAGTGTACTTCATCCTGCGCTCTTGTCTGCGGATCGTGCTGAGACCGCGTACGAAGCCCATAGACGGCGAGTTGGTGCTAATAACCGGCTCTGGAGGAGCCCTGGGCCGCCTTTTCGCCCTGGAGTTTCCGAAGCACGGTGCAGAAGTGGTGCAGTGGGACATCAACGGAGAAACTAATGAGAAGACAGCAAAGCTAGTGAGGGCGCAAGGGGGCCAGGCACACGCATACACGGTGGATGTGACAAACCGGGAACAAGTGTACCGCACAGCCGACCAGGTACGGAAGGAGGTGGGAAGAGATGTGACCTACTTGGTGAACAATGCCGAGGTGCTGGCCGGTGAGAGACTCCTGGACTGTCCTGATGCCATGGTGGAG AGGACTCTGAAAGTAAACTGCCACGCTCTCTTC TTGACCGTCAAGGCATTCCTGCCCCAGATGAAGGCCAAAAATCATGGCCACATCATCACTGTAGCCAGCATCTTTGGCCTATTCAGCATTGCCTGTGTAGAG GACTACTGTGCCAGTAAGTTTGCTGCGGTGGGGTTTCATGAGTCTCTGGCCCATGAACTGTTGACACAAGAGGACATGGATGGAGTGAAGACCACTCTTATGTGTCCTTATATTGTGGACAGTGGCATATTTGAGGGCAGCAGAACTAG GTAAGAGACTGAACTGATCCTGCCTCCACTGTAGCCCTTATACTGTGTACAGCAGGCTCTGAATGCCATTCTCACAGACCAGCCGCTAGTGTGCATCCCCAGACTGACCTACCTGCCCTTCCTGGCCAGAGCATGAGT TCTGTTTCCATGGGAATCCAATGCAGTGACGTGTCGCTTTCTGGGTTTAGACAAGTGTATGTACCCATTCACTAAGACCATGAGGAAGAAAAGAGCAGCTTATGGTGCCATAAAGGCTGCTTGA
- the stau1 gene encoding double-stranded RNA-binding protein Staufen homolog 1 isoform X1, producing the protein MSQLQFQVPGNPAPSAAPLQLAPPQPGFSIPCAAAPLPSESASHPLRNSALPSASATPFCNPTVSNMANPKEKTPMCLVNELARYNKIQPEYKLLSEQGPAHSKIFSVRLTLGDQHWDAEGTSIKKAQHSAATCALAQTTLPKPSHRSPRHPGKNPGGIYKGSEYNVTHTVELNALCMKLGKKPIYKPIDAYQGMRPAFNYNIRAPGPYARSMQHYYYPFPPVGPVLYHMELSIGGQQFHGKGRTRQAAKHDAAAKAIKYLQKEPIMQQLAEMNEEPVQENLNKSEISQVFEIALKRNMPVNFEVLKETGPPHMKSFVVRVTVGEFSGEGEGKSKKIAKKLAAIAVLEELRKLPQLPVTDKIPLRIKKKSKSIIKLQTSPEYGQGMNPISRLAQIQQAKKEKEPEYTLVTERGLPRRREFVMQVSVAGQNAEGMGPSKKVAKRNAAEKMLELLGFKVPQPQPPKPALKTDEKAPAKKPGDGRKVTFFEPGSVEKAGLAINKEEDFRVPFLSHQQLPAGILPMVPEVAQAVGANQGLHAKDYGRTAAPNPAMATVTAIIANELLYAGTSPTAEGILKTNNSLAQRPHGPLTRPSEQLGYLAIIQGLQVEYKDFPKNNKNEFVSLINCSSQPPLISHGIGKDVESCHDMAALNILKLLSELDQQSNERTANGPMTGCNKQDLEGDALLKPANSSTIGKTLDGTV; encoded by the exons atgtcACAGCTTCAGTTCCAGGTGCCTGGCAACCCTGCACCCAGTGCCGCCCCTTTACAGCTGGCCCCACCCCAACCCGGATTCAGCATTCCCTGCGCCGCTGCTCCTTTACCCTCAGAGAGTGCCAGTCACCCGCTCCGAAACTCCGCCCTGCCTTCCGCCTCTGCCACACCCTTCTGCAACCCCACAG TATCTAACATGGCAAACCCTAAAGAGAAGACCCCTATGTGTTTGGTAAATGAGTTAGCCCGTTACAATAAGATCCAACCTGAATACAAGCTACTCAGTGAACAAGGACCAGCCCACTCCAAG ATATTCTCAGTGCGGTTAACTCTGGGGGATCAGCACTGGGATGCAGAGGGGACCAGTATCAAAAAAGCCCAGCACTCAGCAGCAACATGTGCTCTCGCCCAAACCACTCTCCCCAAACCCAGTCACAGAAGCCCCCGCCACCCAGGCAAGAACCCAGGTGGGATCTACAAGGGCTCAGAGT ATAATGTAACCCACACTGTGGAGCTTAATGCACTTTGTATGAAGTTGGGCAAGAAGCCCATCTACAAACCTATAGATGCCTACCAGGGGATGAGACCAGCATTCAACTACAACATCAGAGCACCAGGCCCTTATGCACGCTCCATGCAGCA TTATTACTACCCATTTCCTCCTGTGGGGCCAGTACTGTATCATATGGAGCTGTCTATCGGTGGACAACAGTTCCATGGCAAGGGCCGCACGCGTCAAGCAGCCAAACATGACGCTGCGGCTAAAGCTATCAAATATCTGCAGAAAGAGCCAATAATGCAGCAACTAGCTGAG ATGAACGAAGAGCCAGTTCAAGAAAACCTTAACAAATCAGAGATCAGCCAAGTGTTTGAGATTGCACTGAAGCGCAACATGCCTGTGAATTTCGAG GTGCTAAAAGAGACTGGGCCTCCCCACATGAAGAGTTTTGTGGTGAGGGTAACTGTGGGCGAGTTTTCAGGGGAGGGTGAAGGCAAAAGCAAGAAGATCGCCAAGAAACTAGCTGCCATCGCTGTCCTGGAGGAGCTCCGCAAACTGCCTCAACTACCTGTCACCGACAAGATACCACTAcgtattaaaaagaaaagcaagtCTATTATTAAG CTGCAGACCAGCCCTGAGTACGGTCAGGGCATGAACCCCATCAGCAGACTGGCTCAGATCCAGCAGGctaagaaagaaaaagagccTGAGTACACTTTAGTGACGGAGAGAGGACTGCCTCGACGCAGGGAGTTTGTTATGCAG GTGTCAGTTGCAGGTCAGAATGCAGAGGGAATGGGACCTAGTAAAAAAGTGGCCAAGCGAAATGCAGCCGAGAAGATGCTGGAGCTTCTGGGCTTCAAAGTGCCTCAGCCACAACCACCCAAACCGGCACTGAAAACGGACGAGAAG GCACCTGCTAAGAAACCTGGAGATGGACGTAAAGTGACCTTCTTTGAGCCGGGCTCTGTGGAGAAGGCTGGTCTTG CAATCAATAAGGAGGAGGATTTCCGAGTTCCCTTCCTCAGCCATCAGCAGCTTCCTGCTGGCATTTTACCCATGGTGCCTGAGGTGGCACAGGCAGTGGGTGCCAACCAGGGACTCCATGCCAAAGACTACGGTCGCACAGCTGCCCCCAACCCAGCCATGGCCACAGTAACGGCCATAATAGCCAATGAGCTGCTGTACGCTGGGACTTCCCCGACCGCAGAGGGTATACTGAAGACCAACAACAGCTTGGCACAGAGACCCCACGGACCCCTCACCAGACCGTCCGAACAGCTCGGCTACCTTGCTATTATACAGGGCTTACAG GTTGAATACAAAGACTTTCCCAAAAATAACAAGAATGAGTTTGTCTCTCTAATCAACTGCTCCTCTCAGCCCCCTCTCATCAGCCACGGCATCGGCAAGGACGTGGAGTCCTGCCATGACATG GCTGCTCTGAACATCCTGAAGCTCCTGTCAGAACTTGACCAGCAGTCCAATGAGCGCACAGCTAATGGACCAATGACAGG ATGCAACAAACAAGACCTTGAGggtgatgcattattaaaacCGGCTAACTCAAGCACCATCGGAAAGACTCTGGACGGCACAGTGTAG
- the stau1 gene encoding double-stranded RNA-binding protein Staufen homolog 1 isoform X2 — protein sequence MSQLQFQVPGNPAPSAAPLQLAPPQPGFSIPCAAAPLPSESASHPLRNSALPSASATPFCNPTVSNMANPKEKTPMCLVNELARYNKIQPEYKLLSEQGPAHSKIFSVRLTLGDQHWDAEGTSIKKAQHSAATCALAQTTLPKPSHRSPRHPGKNPDNVTHTVELNALCMKLGKKPIYKPIDAYQGMRPAFNYNIRAPGPYARSMQHYYYPFPPVGPVLYHMELSIGGQQFHGKGRTRQAAKHDAAAKAIKYLQKEPIMQQLAEMNEEPVQENLNKSEISQVFEIALKRNMPVNFEVLKETGPPHMKSFVVRVTVGEFSGEGEGKSKKIAKKLAAIAVLEELRKLPQLPVTDKIPLRIKKKSKSIIKLQTSPEYGQGMNPISRLAQIQQAKKEKEPEYTLVTERGLPRRREFVMQVSVAGQNAEGMGPSKKVAKRNAAEKMLELLGFKVPQPQPPKPALKTDEKAPAKKPGDGRKVTFFEPGSVEKAGLAINKEEDFRVPFLSHQQLPAGILPMVPEVAQAVGANQGLHAKDYGRTAAPNPAMATVTAIIANELLYAGTSPTAEGILKTNNSLAQRPHGPLTRPSEQLGYLAIIQGLQVEYKDFPKNNKNEFVSLINCSSQPPLISHGIGKDVESCHDMAALNILKLLSELDQQSNERTANGPMTGCNKQDLEGDALLKPANSSTIGKTLDGTV from the exons atgtcACAGCTTCAGTTCCAGGTGCCTGGCAACCCTGCACCCAGTGCCGCCCCTTTACAGCTGGCCCCACCCCAACCCGGATTCAGCATTCCCTGCGCCGCTGCTCCTTTACCCTCAGAGAGTGCCAGTCACCCGCTCCGAAACTCCGCCCTGCCTTCCGCCTCTGCCACACCCTTCTGCAACCCCACAG TATCTAACATGGCAAACCCTAAAGAGAAGACCCCTATGTGTTTGGTAAATGAGTTAGCCCGTTACAATAAGATCCAACCTGAATACAAGCTACTCAGTGAACAAGGACCAGCCCACTCCAAG ATATTCTCAGTGCGGTTAACTCTGGGGGATCAGCACTGGGATGCAGAGGGGACCAGTATCAAAAAAGCCCAGCACTCAGCAGCAACATGTGCTCTCGCCCAAACCACTCTCCCCAAACCCAGTCACAGAAGCCCCCGCCACCCAGGCAAGAACCCAG ATAATGTAACCCACACTGTGGAGCTTAATGCACTTTGTATGAAGTTGGGCAAGAAGCCCATCTACAAACCTATAGATGCCTACCAGGGGATGAGACCAGCATTCAACTACAACATCAGAGCACCAGGCCCTTATGCACGCTCCATGCAGCA TTATTACTACCCATTTCCTCCTGTGGGGCCAGTACTGTATCATATGGAGCTGTCTATCGGTGGACAACAGTTCCATGGCAAGGGCCGCACGCGTCAAGCAGCCAAACATGACGCTGCGGCTAAAGCTATCAAATATCTGCAGAAAGAGCCAATAATGCAGCAACTAGCTGAG ATGAACGAAGAGCCAGTTCAAGAAAACCTTAACAAATCAGAGATCAGCCAAGTGTTTGAGATTGCACTGAAGCGCAACATGCCTGTGAATTTCGAG GTGCTAAAAGAGACTGGGCCTCCCCACATGAAGAGTTTTGTGGTGAGGGTAACTGTGGGCGAGTTTTCAGGGGAGGGTGAAGGCAAAAGCAAGAAGATCGCCAAGAAACTAGCTGCCATCGCTGTCCTGGAGGAGCTCCGCAAACTGCCTCAACTACCTGTCACCGACAAGATACCACTAcgtattaaaaagaaaagcaagtCTATTATTAAG CTGCAGACCAGCCCTGAGTACGGTCAGGGCATGAACCCCATCAGCAGACTGGCTCAGATCCAGCAGGctaagaaagaaaaagagccTGAGTACACTTTAGTGACGGAGAGAGGACTGCCTCGACGCAGGGAGTTTGTTATGCAG GTGTCAGTTGCAGGTCAGAATGCAGAGGGAATGGGACCTAGTAAAAAAGTGGCCAAGCGAAATGCAGCCGAGAAGATGCTGGAGCTTCTGGGCTTCAAAGTGCCTCAGCCACAACCACCCAAACCGGCACTGAAAACGGACGAGAAG GCACCTGCTAAGAAACCTGGAGATGGACGTAAAGTGACCTTCTTTGAGCCGGGCTCTGTGGAGAAGGCTGGTCTTG CAATCAATAAGGAGGAGGATTTCCGAGTTCCCTTCCTCAGCCATCAGCAGCTTCCTGCTGGCATTTTACCCATGGTGCCTGAGGTGGCACAGGCAGTGGGTGCCAACCAGGGACTCCATGCCAAAGACTACGGTCGCACAGCTGCCCCCAACCCAGCCATGGCCACAGTAACGGCCATAATAGCCAATGAGCTGCTGTACGCTGGGACTTCCCCGACCGCAGAGGGTATACTGAAGACCAACAACAGCTTGGCACAGAGACCCCACGGACCCCTCACCAGACCGTCCGAACAGCTCGGCTACCTTGCTATTATACAGGGCTTACAG GTTGAATACAAAGACTTTCCCAAAAATAACAAGAATGAGTTTGTCTCTCTAATCAACTGCTCCTCTCAGCCCCCTCTCATCAGCCACGGCATCGGCAAGGACGTGGAGTCCTGCCATGACATG GCTGCTCTGAACATCCTGAAGCTCCTGTCAGAACTTGACCAGCAGTCCAATGAGCGCACAGCTAATGGACCAATGACAGG ATGCAACAAACAAGACCTTGAGggtgatgcattattaaaacCGGCTAACTCAAGCACCATCGGAAAGACTCTGGACGGCACAGTGTAG
- the stau1 gene encoding double-stranded RNA-binding protein Staufen homolog 1 isoform X3: MKLGKKPIYKPIDAYQGMRPAFNYNIRAPGPYARSMQHYYYPFPPVGPVLYHMELSIGGQQFHGKGRTRQAAKHDAAAKAIKYLQKEPIMQQLAEMNEEPVQENLNKSEISQVFEIALKRNMPVNFEVLKETGPPHMKSFVVRVTVGEFSGEGEGKSKKIAKKLAAIAVLEELRKLPQLPVTDKIPLRIKKKSKSIIKLQTSPEYGQGMNPISRLAQIQQAKKEKEPEYTLVTERGLPRRREFVMQVSVAGQNAEGMGPSKKVAKRNAAEKMLELLGFKVPQPQPPKPALKTDEKAPAKKPGDGRKVTFFEPGSVEKAGLAINKEEDFRVPFLSHQQLPAGILPMVPEVAQAVGANQGLHAKDYGRTAAPNPAMATVTAIIANELLYAGTSPTAEGILKTNNSLAQRPHGPLTRPSEQLGYLAIIQGLQVEYKDFPKNNKNEFVSLINCSSQPPLISHGIGKDVESCHDMAALNILKLLSELDQQSNERTANGPMTGCNKQDLEGDALLKPANSSTIGKTLDGTV, encoded by the exons ATGAAGTTGGGCAAGAAGCCCATCTACAAACCTATAGATGCCTACCAGGGGATGAGACCAGCATTCAACTACAACATCAGAGCACCAGGCCCTTATGCACGCTCCATGCAGCA TTATTACTACCCATTTCCTCCTGTGGGGCCAGTACTGTATCATATGGAGCTGTCTATCGGTGGACAACAGTTCCATGGCAAGGGCCGCACGCGTCAAGCAGCCAAACATGACGCTGCGGCTAAAGCTATCAAATATCTGCAGAAAGAGCCAATAATGCAGCAACTAGCTGAG ATGAACGAAGAGCCAGTTCAAGAAAACCTTAACAAATCAGAGATCAGCCAAGTGTTTGAGATTGCACTGAAGCGCAACATGCCTGTGAATTTCGAG GTGCTAAAAGAGACTGGGCCTCCCCACATGAAGAGTTTTGTGGTGAGGGTAACTGTGGGCGAGTTTTCAGGGGAGGGTGAAGGCAAAAGCAAGAAGATCGCCAAGAAACTAGCTGCCATCGCTGTCCTGGAGGAGCTCCGCAAACTGCCTCAACTACCTGTCACCGACAAGATACCACTAcgtattaaaaagaaaagcaagtCTATTATTAAG CTGCAGACCAGCCCTGAGTACGGTCAGGGCATGAACCCCATCAGCAGACTGGCTCAGATCCAGCAGGctaagaaagaaaaagagccTGAGTACACTTTAGTGACGGAGAGAGGACTGCCTCGACGCAGGGAGTTTGTTATGCAG GTGTCAGTTGCAGGTCAGAATGCAGAGGGAATGGGACCTAGTAAAAAAGTGGCCAAGCGAAATGCAGCCGAGAAGATGCTGGAGCTTCTGGGCTTCAAAGTGCCTCAGCCACAACCACCCAAACCGGCACTGAAAACGGACGAGAAG GCACCTGCTAAGAAACCTGGAGATGGACGTAAAGTGACCTTCTTTGAGCCGGGCTCTGTGGAGAAGGCTGGTCTTG CAATCAATAAGGAGGAGGATTTCCGAGTTCCCTTCCTCAGCCATCAGCAGCTTCCTGCTGGCATTTTACCCATGGTGCCTGAGGTGGCACAGGCAGTGGGTGCCAACCAGGGACTCCATGCCAAAGACTACGGTCGCACAGCTGCCCCCAACCCAGCCATGGCCACAGTAACGGCCATAATAGCCAATGAGCTGCTGTACGCTGGGACTTCCCCGACCGCAGAGGGTATACTGAAGACCAACAACAGCTTGGCACAGAGACCCCACGGACCCCTCACCAGACCGTCCGAACAGCTCGGCTACCTTGCTATTATACAGGGCTTACAG GTTGAATACAAAGACTTTCCCAAAAATAACAAGAATGAGTTTGTCTCTCTAATCAACTGCTCCTCTCAGCCCCCTCTCATCAGCCACGGCATCGGCAAGGACGTGGAGTCCTGCCATGACATG GCTGCTCTGAACATCCTGAAGCTCCTGTCAGAACTTGACCAGCAGTCCAATGAGCGCACAGCTAATGGACCAATGACAGG ATGCAACAAACAAGACCTTGAGggtgatgcattattaaaacCGGCTAACTCAAGCACCATCGGAAAGACTCTGGACGGCACAGTGTAG
- the si:dkey-7k24.5 gene encoding somatomedin-B and thrombospondin type-1 domain-containing protein codes for MSSSDVGSDIFGLLIIMSACSSRRSRMVFYLALLVTLVSQSEGGCQDTGLCCIGQNQSCITEDWRKDRSYGECYCDQACKTTLDCCHDYDLACPAVSCVVSEWSVWSGCLEPCKLTLRTRQRQVIQEAHNGGEPCPSLYQTAGCAEYHDQHGPCLQSLVPALITTGGYGNARKKREILDNNITGYCVEFKLTSLTAGCQRSFSPHTHWMRYLKEGHQVCVECQPPALAQGQRYCSGDGENMGLDRSLSLQWQAVGNSRCRGLWRRVRRRDSCSCPTVHSFLFI; via the exons ATGAGTTCTTCAGATGTGGGGAGCGACATATTCGGGCTGCTCATTATCATGTCAGCGTGCAGCTCCAGACGCTCACGGATGGTTTTTTACCTTGCTCTGCTGGTAACACTGGTGTCCCAGAGCGAAGGAGGTTGTCAGGATACGGGACTGTGTTGCATTGGACAAAACCAGTCATGTattactgaagactggaggaaagATCGCTCCTATGGGGAATGTTACTGCGACCAGGCATGCAAGACGACATTGGACTGTTGTCACGACTATGACCTTGCCTGTCCAG ccGTATCCTgtgtggtgagtgaatggagcGTGTGGTCCGGCTGTCTGGAGCCGTGTAAACTCACACTGCGCACCAGGCAGAGACAGGTGATTCAGGAAGCACATAATGGAGGCGAACCCTGTCCCTCTCTATATCAGACTGCAGGCTGCGCGGAGTATCACGACCAGCACGGCCCCTGCCTACAATCACTAG TCCCAGCTCTCATTACCACGGGTGGCTATGGAAATGCAAGGAAAAAGAGGGAGATTTTGGACAACAATATCACAGG TTACTGTGTGGAGTTCAAACTCACGTCCCTAACAGCGGGTTGTCAACGCAGTTTCAGTCCACACACTCACTGGATGCGGTACCTGAAGGAGGGGCATCAGGTGTGTGTGGAGTGCCAGCCACCAGCACTGGCCCAGGGCCAACGCTACTGCTCCGGGGACGGGGAGAACATGGGACTGGACAG GAGCTTGTCTCTGCAGTGGCAGGCCGTGGGGAATTCTCGGTGCAGAGGGCTGTGGAGACGGGTCCGTCGACGAGACTCCTGTTCCTGTCCTACTGTACACAGTTTTCTCTTCATCTAA